One window of the Diospyros lotus cultivar Yz01 chromosome 12, ASM1463336v1, whole genome shotgun sequence genome contains the following:
- the LOC127814031 gene encoding MYB-like transcription factor ODO1: MGRQPCCDKLGVKKGPWTAEEDKKLINFILTNGQCCWRAVPKLAGLRRCGKSCRLRWTNYLRPDLKRGLLTEAEEQLVIDLHARLGNRWSKIAARLPGRTDNEIKNHWNTHIKKKLIKMGIDPVTHEPLKKEAKPAEEHSSAADNNQHLPESNNSIIDHVQTSQETKDNIPVIPEENCSSDESQLLENISIDAPALNCLWSDETDLLNDPTWNFNTNGLPSWDESCAWLLDCQDFGVQDFGIDCFSDFEVMNTLNTLEMGNKQ, encoded by the exons atggGAAGACAACCTTGCTGTGACAAGCTGGGGGTGAAGAAGGGGCCGTGGACGGCGGAGGAGGACAAGAAGCTTATCAACTTTATCCTCACCAATGGCCAATGTTGCTGGCGGGCCGTCCCTAAGCTCGCCGGACTCCGCCGCTGCGGCAAGAGCTGCAGGCTTCGCTGGACCAACTATCTCCGCCCGGACCTGAAGAGAGGCCTCCTCACCGAGGCTGAGGAGCAACTGGTTATCGACCTCCATGCTCGTCTTGGCAATAG GTGGTCTAAAATTGCAGCAAGATTGCCAGGAAGGACTGACAATGAGATCAAGAATCACTGGAACACCCACATCAAGAAAAAGCTTATCAAGATGGGAATTGATCCCGTCACCCATGAACCTCTAAAGAAAGAAGCAAAGCCCGCAGAAGAACACTCCTCTGCTGCAGATAATAATCAACATTTGCCAGAGTCAAACAACAGTATTATTGATCACGTCCAAACATCACAGGAAACCAAAGACAATATCCCCGTTATTCCAGAGGAGAATTGCTCTAGCGATGAATCCCAGTTGCTAGAAAACATCTCGATTGACGCGCCGGCCTTGAATTGCCTGTGGAGCGATGAAACTGATCTTCTGAATGATCCAACATGGAATTTCAACACGAATGGTTTGCCATCCTGGGACGAAAGCTGTGCATGGCTTTTGGATTGTCAAGATTTTGGTGTCCAAGACTTCGGAATAGACTGTTTCAGTGATTTTGAGGTCATGAACACGTTGAACACATTAGAGATGGGGAACAAACAGTGA